Proteins co-encoded in one Anolis carolinensis isolate JA03-04 unplaced genomic scaffold, rAnoCar3.1.pri scaffold_9, whole genome shotgun sequence genomic window:
- the brd7 gene encoding bromodomain-containing protein 7, with amino-acid sequence MGKKHKKHKAEKYPDEEYVEKPLKLVLKVGGNEVAELSTQSTVHDPSLYEDKDEHEKHKDKKRKKRKKAEKQAPGEEKEKRKRKVKEDKKKRDRDHGENEGERDLKPIRLDISLDKPLASSLAKQEEVEQTPLQEALNQLVRQLQRKDPNAFFSFPVTDFIAPGYSMIIKRPMDFSTMKEKIKNNGYQSIEELKDNFKLMCTNAMIYNKPETIYYKAAKKLLHSGMKILSQERIQSLKQSIDFMADLQKARKQKDKSDLQSGRGDDNGLGKEADSMNADLRAFKSPSKEHKKKEKDLLEEKIRNNNLEKEQELIERIIKESGGKLTKRPANGQCEFERRKPDGTTTLGLLNPAENSAGDLSHPSLRLGATAGRLQSGVNTLQGFKEDKRNKVTPVMYLNYGPFSSYAPAYDSTFANIGKDDSDLIYSTYGEDSNPGGFNMNEFLAKSQEYPYVMADSLLDVLTQGRHSRSLRELEMLQPVEEAEDQRAKADAPKDVEIVEAEAANRVDSYLDKERLTALSSVTNFVMPVEEFDSEEAEVFQRKLDETTKLLRELQDAQNERLSTKPPPNMICLLGPSYKEISLAERVTTNLKELTQQVAPGDIVSTYGIRKAMGISIPLPENTERLVDLTAVAESPKAVVLVGNECEPVAT; translated from the exons ATGGGCAAGAAGCACAAGAAGCATAAGGCGGAGAAGTACCCGGATGAAG aaTATGTAGAAAAACCCTTAAAGCTTGTCTTAAAAGTGGGAGGCAATGAAGTCGCAGAACTTTCTACTCAGAGCACAGTGCATGACCCATCCCTCTATGAAGATAAAGACGAACACGAAAAACACAaagacaagaaaaggaaaaagaggaaaaaagcagAAAAGCAAGCCCctggagaggaaaaggaaaagagaaagagaaaagtcaAG GAGGATAAAAAGAAACGAGATAGGGACCATGGCGAAAATGAAGGCGAAAGAGATCTGAAACCTATAAGGCTGGATATATCTCTGGACAAACCACTGGCAAGCAGTTTAGCAAAACAGGAAG AAGTGGAACAAACACCACTTCAAGAAGCTTTGAACCAACTTGTCAGACAGCTGCAGAG AAAAGATCCAAAtgctttcttttcatttcctGTGACTGACTTTATTGCTCCCGGCTACTCCATGATCATTAAACGCCCAATGGATTTTAGTACCATGAAAGAGAAGATCAAGAACAATGGTTACCAGTCCATAGAAGAACTAAAG GACAACTTCAAGCTGATGTGTACTAATGCTATGATCTATAACAAACCAGAGACAATTTATTACAAGGCTGCGAAAAAGCTCTTGCATTCTGGAATGAAAATACTCAGCCAG GAAAGAATTCAGAGCTTGAAGCAAAGCATTGACTTCATGGCAGACCTTCAAAAAGCCCGGAAGCAGAAAGATAAATCCGATCTACAGTCTGGGAGAGGAGATGACAACGGACTGGGAAAAGAAGCAGACTCCATGAATGCAGACCTCCGAGCCTTTAAAAGTCCCAGCAAAGAGCACAAAAA GAAAGAAAAAGATCTACTTGAAGAAAAAATAAGGAATAATAATTTAGAGAAGGAACAAGAATTGATTGAACGTATCATTAAAGAATCGGGAGGGAAACTGACAAAACGTCCTGCTAACGGCCAG TGCGAGTTCGAACGGAGAAAACCTGATGGCACAACCACCCTGGGACTTCTTAATCCGGCAGAAAATAGCGCAGGGG ACCTGAGCCATCCTTCTCTGAGGCTCGGTGCGACAGCCGGAAGACTTCAGTCTGGTGTAAACACATTGCAAGGCTTCAAAGAGGACAAAAGGAACAAAGTTACTCCAG tGATGTACTTGAACTATGGGCCCTTCAGCTCTTATGCTCCGGCTTACGATTCCACCTTTGCCAATATCGGCAAGGATGATTCAGATCTGATCTACTCCACTTATGGAGAAGACTCTAATCCAGGCGGTTTTAA CATGAATGAGTTCTTGGCCAAGTCGCAAGAATACCCTTACGTCATGGCTGACAGCTTGCTGGATGTCTTGACTCAAGGAAGACATTCGCGTTCCCTCAGAGAATTAGAGATG ttACAACCTgtagaagaagctgaagaccagCGTGCAAAGGCTGATGCCCCCAAAGATGTAGAG ATTGTGGAAGCAGAAGCTGCCAACAGAGTCGACTCCTATCTCGATAAGGAGAGGCTGACAGCGCTGAGTTCAGTCACCAATTTTGTGATGCCTGTGGAGGAGTTTGACTCCGAAG aagctgaagtCTTCCAGAGGAAACTCGATGAAACCACAAAGTTGCTGAGGGAGCTCCAGGATGCGCAGAATGAGCGCCTGAGCACCAAACCCCCTCCGAACATGATTTGCCTCTTGGGCCCATCTTACAAGGAGATCAGTTTGG CGGAGAGAGTGACCACTAACCTCAAAGAGCTGACGCAGCAAGTGGCTCCGGGTGACATCGTGAGCACGTATGGAATCCGCAAAGCGATGGGCATTTCCATCCCTTTGCCAGAGAACACAGAGCGTTTGGTTGACTTAACGG ctgtgGCAGAATCTCCAAAAGCTGTCGTTCTTGTTGGAAACGAATGTGAACCAGTTGCTACATAA